One segment of Rosa chinensis cultivar Old Blush chromosome 6, RchiOBHm-V2, whole genome shotgun sequence DNA contains the following:
- the LOC112169481 gene encoding metacaspase-1, with protein sequence MTTNCSNCKTRLPHLTSHPTSPIPRVTQYYRCFCGYVNLIETTKKADLARHHHEGQQQQDSHRGRTSSWINWLIKGSSPSSSSKNCKSPSPSPSPSSSSTSLIKSCGRKRALLCGVTYQERKYKLKGTYNDVNNMKQLLINTFCFPPDCIRILSEEEGQPKELTPTKKNIEKSLKWLVEGCQAGDSLVFYFSGHGLRQPDFRDDDVDGFDETICPLDFMEEGMILDNDINSTIVHPLKEGVTLHAIVDACHSGTILDLLYVYDRKGNKWKDNSPPSGARKSTSGGLAICISACEDDKMAADTTAFDRNVMNGAMTYILIEIIKNHSGKGITYGELLDLMCDQIQRINGDRCLNSRILRKVFRHKIIQQPLLSSSEDFDVYKKKFLL encoded by the exons ATGACCACCAATTGTAGTAATTGCAAGACGAGGCTTCCTCATCTAACCTCTCATCCAACCTCCCCAATTCCCCGTGTTACTCAATATTATCGCTGCTTCTGTGGTTATGTTAATCTGATTGAGACGACCAAGAAAGCTGATCTTGCCCGGCACCACCACGAAGGTCAGCAGCAGCAGGATAGCCATCGGGGACGAACTTCCAGCTGGATTAATTGGCTTATAAAGGGATCATCACCATCATCGTCGTCCAAGAACTGTAAATCCCCATCACCGTCACCGTCACCGTCATCGTCATCAACCAGCTTAATAAAAAGCTGTGGCAGAAAGCGCGCACTTCTTTGCGGAGTGACATACCAGGAGCGCAAGTACAAACTCAAAGGCACTTACAATGACGTCAATAACATGAAACAGTTGTTGATCAACACCTTTTGTTTTCCACCCGACTGCATTCGCATACTATCAG aagaagaagggcAACCGAAAGAGCTGACTCCCACAAAGAAGAACATAGAGAAATCCCTGAAATGGCTTGTGGAGGGGTGCCAGGCAGGAGATTCGTTGGTGTTCTACTTCTCAGGACACGGACTCCGACAGCCCGATTTCAGAGACGACGACGTTGACGGGTTCGACGAGACTATATGCCCTCTTGATTTCATGGAAGAGGGCATGATCCTTGACAATGATATCAATTCAACCATCGTTCACCCACTCAAGGAGGGCGTCACACTGCATGCTATCGTTGATGCTTGTCATAGTGGAACAATTCTTGATCTACTCTACGTCTACGACCGTAAAGG GAACAAGTGGAAGGATAATAGTCCTCCTTCTGGTGCTAGGAAAAGTACAAGTGGAGGGTTGGCAATTTGCATCAGTGCCTGCGAAGACGATAAAATGGCAGCAGATACAACT GCTTTTGATCGAAATGTAATGAATGGTGCCATGACATACATTCTTATTGAAATTATTAAGAACCACTCTGGTAAAGGCATTACGTATGGGGAACTGCTCGACTTGATGTGTGATCAAATTCAAAGGATTAATGGGGATAGATGCCTCAACTCCAGAATCTTGAGAAAAGTTTTTCGACATAAAATCATTCAG CAACCTTTATTGTCATCGTCCGAAGACTTCGATGTATACAAGAAGAAATTTCTCTTGTAG